In one Culex quinquefasciatus strain JHB chromosome 2, VPISU_Cqui_1.0_pri_paternal, whole genome shotgun sequence genomic region, the following are encoded:
- the LOC6031865 gene encoding probable alpha-glucosidase → MNHLQISTDPTLLGVELPDSLTTSPSVSTFLPEEDASTCLLLPGTPSPPLDFTHPLTPSMGNADNCETGAGDDPAAETSSSGSSGIGMVGGCTTGASNLFNNHSDYQHLRKKSGTEENGMHPTGGVMSITLTKDMPGFVHWNWPLIRKCTFFVFLSGIIAMVGIVVAMIATLPKSCNPAVTWYKGSVFYEVFPASFQDTNDDGLGDIRGLIGRAEYFKGLGVGAVRLNSIFPSKHYPDHFQEVTSLTAVDEVLGKVEDLQKFAAVLHERNISLVLDLPIYPFVNHLNPPTIDVDHLPNRTNDDVPTSEFLRLARSVKGGEENVITSVLRFWLAKGGVDGFYIKGLEHFHDDPLLLENIKEWKYTLGGDRVLMISKQFIDKLAEPIVGEVLNHVDLVDVLLDMTNGTEVTANVIRSAVDGSLLKHTKHAWIHWSVGSVHERRLSSGLSPNATLAATLTQLMLPGTVNIFYGDEIALEEAHDPTGEHTDTQHLHHLTAMAWSGSQNQFTGRGTLPWLPKSASASFHHLDIVLEMIALRKRSPSIYLNAVIKEEQILPNTDVKSSQNDILVLQRWYPRRNSFACITNFGLKNASLDLTAMFYSGEIVAGTSTIRERVYFEKFNVDSLETVIVRLHK, encoded by the exons ATGAATCACTTGCAAATTTCGACCGATCCGACATTGCTCGGCGTTGAGCTGCCGGATTCGCTGACGACTTCGCCATCGGTTTCGACGTTCTTGCCCGAGGAGGACGCCTCCACATGTCTGCTCCTCCCGGGAACTCCGAGCCCTCCGTTGGACTTTACCCACCCGTTGACGCCCAGCATGGGCAACGCGGACAACTGCGAAACGGGGGCCGGCGATGATCCGGCAGCGGAAACCAGCTCATCCGGCAGTTCCGGTATCGGTATGGTGGGTGGCTGTACTACCGGCGCCTCCAACCTGTTCAACAACCACAGTGACTACCAGCATCTGCGCAAGAAGAGTGGAACCGAGGAGAATGGAATGCATCCCACCGGAGGGGTGATGAGCATCACCCTGACGAAGGATATGCCCGGCTTTGTGCACTGGAATTGGCCGCTGATCCGGAAGTGTACCTTCTTTGTGTTTCTGTCCGGAATCATCGCCATGGTGGGCATTGTGGTAGCGATGATTGCGACGCTGCCCAAGTCGTGCAATCCAGC CGTCACCTGGTACAAAGGTTCCGTCTTCTACGAGGTATTTCCGGCCAGCTTCCAGGACACCAACGACGACGGTTTGGGCGACATCCGAGGGTTGATTGGCCGAGCGGAGTACTTCAAGGGGCTCGGAGTCGGTGCGGTCCGGCTTAACTCGATCTTCCCTTCGAAGCACTACCCGGACCACTTCCAGGAGGTGACCTCGCTGACGGCGGTGGACGAGGTGCTCGGCAAGGTTGAGGACTTGCAGAAGTTTGCTGCCGTGCTGCACGAGCGGAACATTTCGCTGGTGCTGGACTTGCCGATCTATCCGTTTGTGAACCACCTGAACCCGCCCACCATCGATGTAGaccatttgccgaaccgtacaAATGACGATGTTCCGACGAGCGAGTTTCTGCGACTGGCGAGGTCCGTCAAGGGAGGAGAGGAGAATGTTATAACTAGCGTGCTGAGATTCTGGCTGGCAAAGGGAGGTGTCGACGGATTTTACATTAAGGGATTGGAGCACTTCCACGATGATCCGCTGCTGTTGGAGAATATCAAGGAATGGAAGTACACACTGGGTGGAGATCGGGTTCTGATGATTAGCAAACAGTTTATTGATAAACTAGCTGAACCAATTGTTGGCGAGGTTTTAAATCACGTCGACTTGGTGGACGTTCTTTTGGATATGACTAATGGTACGGAAGTGACAGCAAATGTGATCAGAAGTGCCGTTGATGGATCGTTGCTGAAGCACACTAAACATGCGTGGATTCACTGGAGTGTGGGAAGTGTTCACGAGCGTCGTTTGTCTTCCGGTCTTAGTCCTAATGCAACGTTGGCCGCCACGCTAACGCAGCTGATGCTTCCGGGCACGGTTAACATTTTCTACGGTGATGAAATTGCCCTCGAGGAAGCTCACGATCCAACAGGAGAGCACACCGATACGCAACACCTGCACCACCTGACGGCAATGGCATGGAGTGGTAGCCAGAATCAGTTTACCGGAAGAGGAACGTTGCCCTGGTTGCCGAAAAGTGCATCCGCTTCGTTTCATCACTTGGACATCGTGCTGGAAATGATTGCCCTGAGGAAACGATCACCATCGATCTACCTGAACGCGGTTATCAAGGAGGAGCAAATATTGCCCAACACGGACGTCAAATCGAGCCAGAATGATATTCTTGTGCTGCAGCGGTGGTATCCGAGACGGAACTCTTTTGCGTGCATTACCAACTTTGGGCTGAAGAACGCCTCGTTAGATCTGACGGCCATGTTTTACAGTGGAGAAATTGTCGCTGGTACGTCGACCATACGGGAGcgagtttattttgaaaagttcaacgtGGATTCGCTAGAGACGGTGATTGTGAGATTACACAAGTAA
- the LOC6031866 gene encoding protein expanded, whose translation MRAFCTVSAPLEVCAPPSRPLPPGTRFLALKLLGTPQPRTLYFLVEAKSRVREVYAQTCLHFSKQGMLDTELFGLAVLIDGEYLFADPESKLSKYGPKSWRSSHTHGLDANGKPLLELHFRVQFYIESPLMLRDEVSRHNYYLQLKYNAVNRDLPKECSEQSLLLLGGLSLQADLGDLQEENGVGGSTAASTNGSTTNSCSSNSSTPTTTSNANNTSSSSTVAAVATTTSTASTSTAATTTSSSTNGPANSTEYFRPEEYINPMLRSAWGISALSSCHRENRGMSRADAETHYIREACNLNEVINAHTFRMKQSKNEPGLGSVSLSIYAKGIRIALDNSTATTFNWPSIGKLSFDRKKFEIRSGDNKIILYSVNDDKNKMILALCRETHQFSMKIAPRLTEAIKREEEESSCIHGYPYLYSRALNLPYKSKSDQRISVISSTSSNTTSGIVSDRVHSEDELEIMINTPPTATLAAPSTESLALAHLLDCPSVSRQTSSVGQVSLKDLEDTLAALSMRSNTTTRSASSDSTEPKDRSVKDCESSPSSQHNIGSQCSSTCSTVVVATDCMSLPQNNAGSSIERRQTSTCSSLELGYSHTAQNSTLSVATSTCLDHDINEEEEETNSGVYTLAHVPPTETSGVYTMNSSEMTGQSSEIAESESHESSHYGSFQPCQSEIAEPLEPIDSVDGDFRTRLNSDINEFRMRSDSNVSAAGSFRGDGSDPTDNKHTLLSAEELTDLIVGRGTYPSRKTVSHTLDSDCDYVTLPLPLEGESYLQGSEDTAPTEDEYDDEVLPPAPPKRIDSNLPLAQRQTILSLVSDDDSPPPPPPPYNAHHETTGLRGPDIRPDEAPVIPLRDPPPYPQKPTSMVRERLIPPPVVATVAPPTVQASIPEEVPARFITTRPAINILKAHTSVVGETAKPSFAAPTINNISNLSQSPIPTTTVTTTPSTPSGIGIPVVPYHKSITSPPPPYPEIPKPPHRACVIVPVIKPRQYHPPPPPSIPRQPPPPPPAHTLATVYTGQLARSQIELYQQQLYSDVDYVIYPIQDPSISQQEYLDAKQGSILAAMAQSPPPPPYLAYHTVRAHNRSWDACKNHAIYRSTPYLSMALSSNSRYASTQNLSDTYVQLPGAYSPLYSPSIASLCSSYEPPPPPPLRPRPVSSSSTSMFVRSRSDDNILNSVESTPKIRRLPPPPPPPYETRKAIRKPPLPLPNPEKQTPPAAKATATGVTVERPPEVPAKPTPTKPSGPSAKLQAQIRKQYPDFDFSTLSTNTSIDIKTLREKSKNLDLPLISALMHDRSLLKQTRAFVMPKHPKMGTAANGSPAGVGNAPALASTTPSAQQNILAGAPKTKYPVSGLSTTQLVKPRKTSVVSHRHPNDKLPPLPGQTATEGNNYVMDPTPAKQKSYSSSQPSA comes from the exons ATGGCGAGTACCTCTTTGCCGATCCCGAGAGCAAACTGTCCAAGTACGGTCCGAAAAGCTGGCGCTCGTCGCACACACAC GGCCTCGACGCAAACGGGAAACCTCTCCTGGAGCTACACTTCCGCGTGCAGTTCTACATCGAGAGCCCGTTGATGCTGCGAGATGAGGTGTCCCGCCACAACTACTACCTGCAGCTCAAGTACAATGCCGTCAACCGAGACCTGCCAAAGGAGTGCTCGGAACagtcgctgctgctgctcggtGGCCTCTCGCTCCAGGCCGACCTGGGTGACCTGCAGGAGGAAAATGGAGTCGGCGGAAGTACGGCGGCAAGCACCAACGGCAGTACCACCAACAgttgcagcagcaacagcagcactcCGACGACCACCAGCAACGCAAACAATACCAGCAGCAGTTCGACTGTCGCAGCCGTCGCCACCACCACCTCAACCGCCTCGACTTCCACTGCAGCAACCACCACCAGCAGTAGCACAAATGGACCCGCCAACAGCACCGAATACTTCAGGCCAGAGGAGTACATCAACCCGATGCTGCGGTCTGCGTGGGGCATTTCGGCGCTCTCATCTTGCCATCGGGAAAACCGCGGAATGTCCCGAGCGGACGCCGAAACGCACTACATCCGTGAGGCGTGCAACCTGAACGAGGTCATCAACGCGCACACATTCCGAATGAAGCAGTCCAAGAACGAGCCCGGGCTGGGATCGGTTTCGCTCAGCATCTATGCCAAGGGAATCCGTATCGCGCTCGACAACAGTACGGCGACCACGTTCAACTGGCCAAGCATCGGCAAGCTCAGCTTCGATCGGAAGAAGTTCGAGATCCGATCGGGAGACAACAAGATCATCCTGTACTCCGTCAATGACGACAAGAACAAAATGATATTAGCCTTGTGCCGGGAGACGCACCAATTTTCCATGAAAATTGCACCGCGACTCACCGAAGCAATCAAGCGCGAAGAAGAGGAAAGCAGCTGCATTCACGGGTATCCGTACCTGTACTCTCGAGCGCTCAACCTTCCCTACAAAAGCAAAAGTGACCAACGAATATCGGTCATCTCCAGTACCAGCTCAAATACTACCTCCGGCATCGTAAGCGATCGCGTCCATTCCGAAGATGAGCTCGAAATTATGATCAACACACCACCAACGGCAACGTTGGCAGCGCCATCGACGGAAAGTCTCGCCCTGGCCCATCTGCTCGACTGTCCCAGCGTAAGTCGACAAACCTCATCGGTGGGACAAGTCTCGCTGAAAGATCTGGAAGACACTCTAGCGGCTCTCTCGATGCGATCCAACACCACAACGCGATCGGCAAGCAGCGACAGCACAGAGCCCAAGGATCGTTCGGTAAAGGACTGTGAGTCGTCTCCTTCATCACAGCACAACATCGGTTCCCAGTGCTCGTCCACCTGTAGCACGGTGGTTGTAGCGACGGACTGCATGAGCCTACCTCAAAACAATGCCGGCAGTTCCATCGAACGACGTCAAACATCAACCTGCAGCAGCCTAGAGCTGGGTTACAGCCACACAGCGCAGAACAGCACACTGAGCGTCGCCACGAGCACATGCCTGGACCATGACATCAACGAGGAGGAAGAGGAAACCAACTCGGGAGTTTACACCCTCGCTCATGTACCGCCAACGGAAACCAGTGGAGTATACACGATGAACAGCAGCGAAATGACCGGTCAATCGTCGGAAATTGCCGAATCGGAATCGCACGAAAGTTCGCACTACGGAAGCTTCCAACCGTGTCAGAGTGAAATCGCGGAACCTCTTGAGCCAATCGATTCTGTGGATGGTGATTTCCGAACGCGATTAAACAGCGACATCAACGAGTTCAGAATGCGTTCGGACTCGAATGTGTCCGCAGCGGGATCATTCCGAGGCGATGGCAGCGATCCTACTGATAACAAGCACACGCTTCTTAGCGCGGAAGAGCTAACCGATCTGATTGTAGGCCGAGGAACTTACCCGTCACGGAAAACAGTCAGTCACACGCTGGATTCCGACTGTGACTACGTTACGCTGCCGTTGCCACTGGAAGGAGAGAGCTACCTGCAAGGCAGTGAAGACACGGCACCAACGGAAGACGAGTACGACGATGAAGTTCTACCTCCAGCTCCGCCAAAACGGATCGACAGTAACTTGCCACTCGCGCAGCGGCAAACGATACTGAGTCTGGTAAGCGACGACGATTCACCTCCTCCACCTCCACCGCCTTACAATGCTCATCACGAAACCACCGGATTGCGCGGACCCGACATACGTCCGGACGAGGCACCGGTAATTCCACTGAGAGATCCTCCGCCGTACCCCCAGAAACCAACCAGTATGGTCCGAGAACGGCTCATTCCACCGCCCGTTGTAGCGACAGTCGCACCACCAACCGTTCAAGCATCCATACCAGAGGAGGTGCCAGCACGCTTCATCACCACCCGACCAGCGATCAACATCCTCAAGGCACACACCAGTGTGGTAGGAGAAACGGCCAAACCAAGCTTCGCAGCACCAACCATCAACAACATCAGCAATCTCTCGCAGTCTCCCATTCCGACGACCACTGTCACAACAACTCCGTCAACGCCCAGCGGAATCGGTATCCCGGTGGTTCCGTATCATAAAAGCATTACCTCGCCTCCGCCACCGTATCCGGAGATTCCGAAGCCACCACATCGAGCATGTGTGATTGTGCCGGTAATCAAGCCACGTCAGTACCATCCGCCTCCACCACCTTCGATTCCACGACAACCTCCACCTCCACCACCGGCGCACACGCTAGCAACCGTGTACACTGGCCAACTGGCACGTTCCCAGATTGAACTGTACCAACAGCAGCTGTACAGCGACGTAGACTACGTCATCTACCCGATCCAAGATCCCTCCATTAGTCAACAGGAGTATCTTGACGCGAAGCAAGGCTCTATCCTGGCAGCTATGGCTCAAAGCCCACCACCGCCGCCGTACCTTGCGTATCACACTGTTCGGGCCCACAACCGCAGCTGGGACGCGTGCAAGAACCATGCAATCTACCGAAGCACCCCTTACCTCTCGATGGCACTGTCCTCAAATTCGCGTTACGCCTCAACCCAAAATCTCTCCGACACCTACGTGCAGCTGCCCGGCGCTTACTCTCCGCTGTACAGCCCATCGATAGCTAGCCTCTGCTCATCGTATGAACCTCCACCACCTCCACCGCTTCGACCCCGACCAGTGTCCAGCAGTTCGACGTCGATGTTTGTCCGATCCCGCTCCGACGACAACATTCTGAACTCGGTCGAGAGTACGCCCAAAATTCGCCGACTTCCGCCTCCTCCACCACCGCCATACGAAACGAGAAAAGCCATCCGGAAGCCACCCCTCCCGCTGCCCAACCCGGAGAAGCAAACTCCACCCGCCGCAAAGGCGACGGCGACTGGCGTTACGGTTGAAAGACCTCCCGAAG TACCCGCGAAACCTACCCCGACGAAACCGTCCGGACCGAGCGCAAAACTGCAGGCGCAAATCCGAAAGCAGTACCCGGACTTTGACTTTAGCACGCTGAGCACAAACACCTCCATCGACATCAAAACACTGCGCGAGAAGAGCAAAAACCTCGACCTCCCGTTGATTTCCGCGCTGATGCACGATCGGTCGCTGCTCAAGCAAACGCGTGCCTTCGTTATGCCCAAACACCCTAAAATGGGCACCGCTGCCAACGGCAGTCCGGCGGGTGTTGGTAACGCGCCCGCTCTCGCTTCCACAACCCCCTCCGCGCAGCAGAACATCCTTGCCGGTGCCCCCAAGACCAAGTATCCGGTGTCGGGTCTCAGCACCACCCAGCTCGTCAAGCCGCGCAAAACGTCCGTCGTGAGCCACCGGCATCCGAACGACAAGCTGCCGCCGCTGCCCGGCCAGACGGCCACCGAGGGCAACAACTACGTGATGGACCCGACGCCGGCCAAACAGAAGAGCTACAGCTCCTCGCAACCCAGTGCCTAA